A stretch of Myroides oncorhynchi DNA encodes these proteins:
- a CDS encoding TlpA family protein disulfide reductase, whose amino-acid sequence MNLPNKLIMLKKYVLGCCLLFIIVIVSALCKFTKEEFAKKENNIEKGEGFVTLIFKKFPDQINQGKGLKSNVISFFDEENLQIRDVLVLNFVENDTIFFHVEKEKYFQYYLSNGNDIRINSLYNFQRGDTIIVDFLNGIPDINIRNRVKGNFESNYSINLNIDAPIEPIVFRNRFGRNRTKEESEVYLKERDEYYNKIYKQLDSLKRKNVLSDRSYQLLYYNIYYSQINVDRGGYQFKTIADSHLKQDELLILGSYRFFLENFVQYAYNVKVPEPKVPFVVDYKDAFDKVMNSNDFSTRIKDYLLIYYFKAIISEGSTKEDAIYYFKQLQESLFNKQVLLKLKEEYIILLDGNTYDEEGALLIDAYGNEIKLNDLLKLNNGKIILIDFWASWCGPCLEMMPYSKQLKSDLINYDIVFVYVSIDSNITLWKNVSKKIGLDEVEYNFLAKNYPESKFYRDINLKSIPRYIIYDRKGKIVTLNAPNPNSDSLRKILTKL is encoded by the coding sequence ATGAATTTACCTAATAAATTAATTATGCTAAAAAAATATGTTTTAGGTTGCTGTTTATTATTTATAATAGTAATTGTATCTGCGTTATGTAAGTTTACAAAAGAGGAATTTGCTAAAAAGGAAAATAATATAGAGAAAGGAGAAGGATTTGTAACTTTAATATTTAAGAAATTTCCAGATCAAATTAATCAAGGAAAAGGTTTGAAATCAAATGTTATTTCATTTTTTGATGAAGAAAATTTGCAAATTAGAGATGTACTGGTTTTAAATTTTGTTGAAAATGATACTATTTTTTTTCATGTTGAAAAAGAAAAATATTTTCAATATTATTTGTCTAATGGAAATGATATAAGAATAAATAGTTTATATAATTTTCAAAGAGGAGATACTATTATTGTAGATTTCTTAAATGGAATCCCTGACATTAATATTAGAAATAGAGTAAAAGGAAATTTTGAATCTAATTACAGTATAAACTTAAATATAGATGCTCCAATTGAACCTATTGTGTTTAGAAATAGATTCGGAAGAAACCGTACTAAGGAGGAGAGTGAAGTATATTTAAAAGAAAGAGATGAATACTATAATAAAATTTATAAGCAATTAGACTCTTTAAAAAGAAAAAATGTACTTAGTGATAGAAGCTACCAATTATTATATTATAATATTTATTATTCTCAAATTAATGTTGATAGGGGGGGATATCAGTTTAAAACTATAGCAGATAGTCATTTGAAACAAGATGAACTTTTAATATTAGGAAGCTATCGTTTTTTTTTAGAAAATTTTGTTCAGTATGCTTATAATGTGAAAGTACCAGAACCTAAAGTTCCTTTTGTAGTTGATTATAAAGATGCTTTTGATAAAGTAATGAATAGTAATGATTTTAGTACAAGAATAAAAGATTATTTATTGATTTATTATTTTAAAGCTATTATTTCAGAGGGCTCTACTAAAGAAGACGCTATCTACTATTTTAAGCAACTACAAGAGAGTCTATTTAATAAACAAGTTTTACTTAAATTAAAGGAGGAATATATAATACTCTTAGATGGAAATACTTACGATGAAGAGGGGGCTTTATTGATAGATGCCTATGGTAATGAAATAAAATTAAATGATTTATTAAAATTAAATAATGGTAAAATAATTTTAATTGATTTCTGGGCAAGTTGGTGCGGCCCTTGTTTAGAAATGATGCCATATTCGAAGCAACTAAAGAGTGATTTGATTAATTATGATATTGTTTTTGTGTATGTATCGATTGATAGTAATATTACTTTGTGGAAAAATGTTTCAAAAAAAATAGGCTTAGATGAAGTAGAATATAATTTTTTAGCTAAAAATTATCCAGAATCTAAATTTTATAGAGATATTAATTTAAAGAGTATACCTCGTTATATTATATATGATAGAAAGGGTAAAATAGTTACTCTAAATGCTCCAAATCCAAATAGTGATAGTTTAAGGAAAATATTGACTAAACTTTAA